A window of Hordeum vulgare subsp. vulgare chromosome 5H, MorexV3_pseudomolecules_assembly, whole genome shotgun sequence genomic DNA:
CTGCCCCGCCGTGTCCGCTGTCGTGCCGTCGCCGCCATGCCGCCGTCCGTCCACACGGTCTCCATCCCCTTCGCCGACCTCAAGGTGAGTAGCCGCGTCCGGAGCCCTCGCTTCCCTCGCCACGCGCGGTGGTTATTTTCGCACTTCCTCTGGTTCTGACTGTCAGACTGATGCCATGAGTGTTCTATCCGGATTGCAGGAGCGGGTACCATTATGATTTCCATTTGACGTGGAATGTTCATTACCAGAAGAACCCATTTCTTCAGAACAACGATTAGCAGCACCAAATTGACACTCGGGCTTAGTTTCTGGGTCAGGTACTGCCATTAAACTTTGCATGAATACTCTAGCATCCTTGTTGTATGTGAAGATATAATCCTCCACCTTGTTAATCTTTGCATTTGTCTTGAGATAATGAATACTGTCTGCATTTAAATCATTTGCATATACAACACATCCTTTCTGTCCGGTTGGGATAGAAAATGCGCCAATACCAGCAAACATGTCACAGATAACATCTGCTTTCTTGAAAAGGGAAACCAATATGATGTGTTCATGCTCAAGTCTCGAATTCCAGTAGAGCAAACTATAGTCAAGTCTAAATGTAGCACCATATTGTTTAACTTCAGTCACCATATCGCTTTTCCCTGCTAGAATCTCAAACTTTTGAACTCTAAATTCATTTGAAATTGCCCCAACTTTATTCACCACAGTTTGAATCCTTGAATAATTTTTCTACATATAAGCACAACAAAAAATGTTAGCTGAATAATAGAAGTAGGCAGACTATTCTAGAATGTTCTCAATCGTTCTAGATGACCACATGTTCATTACACTGTTTTACAGTGCCTACTGCTTTACAAGTCTGGTGACAGCCTTTTTAGCCTATTTATCATGTAAAAGTTGCTTCGTCAACTCATATGCTGAAAATGAGTAAACATTTAAGAGCAGTATAAAGGTTAAAGTGAAAGTATGGGCATGATCTTGCACTTATATGAAGTATATGCTGAAAACGAGCAGCAGTAAAGGTAGAAGTAAAGTATTAGCAGGACCTTCCACTTTGTGATATAattcctccgtccggaattacttgtcgcacaaatgGGAAAAattggatgtatctagaactaaaatacatctagatacattcattcctatgacaagtatttccggacggagggagtatgaagtAATAAAGTATGTAAATGCAACACAATGCTAGGTGATTTTTTTTTGTACATCATGACTTTACAAGTAGTGGTACTTCAGATGTGTTTTCCTTATACATTCAGAGGTAAATACAAGTTATGGTTCAtgtacatgaacaagcactttaatCCAAATTAAGTGTCCCTGATTACGTAGGAATTAGTATAAGAGCGAGTTACTCAGGAATAAAAATAGGAAAAACAGCCTTACATCATAGATAACCTTTGCTACGACATCTTTGTATGCTAGCAAGTTATCAGGTATGTTTAAGTGAGCAACATGGCCTGCAACCCCGAGAGCATGCATGATCATAGAAATGGTGGTGTTAGCTCTAATTAAAATTTGATTACAAGTTGTGCATAACTGGATTGTAGCGGGGGTTTAAAAGCTTGCAACCGGCTCATTATCCCTCATTCCGGTGTTGTTTACTCATTAACGAAGCACGACCCGCAATTTGAACAATGTATGTATTTCTTTGGATAAAAAATCAATGCATATATATTTTAAAGATAGTCTACTTGAAAGAACTTCATGTGAGGGATATTTGACAATACTTATTGTATTTTAAATAAACCATAGTGATTAGATTATAAGTGCGAGAATGTGATGAATTTTGATCCCGTTACAACGCACGTGCCATTTTACTCATTAGCCGTAAGTTTCCATACATGCTCGTGCTGATCAATCCATTCCTCTAAAAACATGATACCCTCTTTCACAGGCTTCAGATAAGCTATGCACATGCCATCTCGCCAAGTACTGATAACATGTTTCATATAAGAGATCATCTGAGATTTGCATAATCGTTTTGAAAATGGACAGGGGATCATCGACGCCGGTCTCGGGCAATGGTGAACCGATGAAGAAGGCAACTCAGATAGGGTGGTGTAGAACATCCACATCGGTCATGGCTAGCGTCAGAGGATGGGTCGTTGGGACGGAAGGAGGAAggcaaagaggaggaagaggatggaTCACAAAATTTTATCACCGATAAAAAATAGGCGGTCGATGCATAGTTGCTCTCACAATATGCACTAAAGAAAATGGTTATTTTCATGTATTTCAAAGGCAATATTTATTCGGAAGACTTCACTCACTTACTCATCAGTTTGACTTATTTTCCTGTATTTCATCCGTAGAAACTTTTTCTGTATTTCATCtgtagcaacgcacgggcattgtaCTAGTTAACCTAAAGTAATTAGGCCTACCATTTAGGCCGGCCACTAGCGTGCTTGCCATGGCCAGCACACCACACATGGGCGCATAGCAGCCATGGCCATGGCCAAGCATCGGCAACAACTAGCGATCGAGCAGTAAGTAGCAGCAGTAAGCAGGTAGCGGCATGAGCAGCAAAGCAACATCATCGTATAGCAGCAGCAGTGCTAGCAGGTTGCAGTAGCACCGGGCACTAGGAGGCTGCGGCGCGGCGCAACACACCGAAGGGCAGCTGTAGTTAGGAAACAGCAAACGCGAGCACAACGGTAGGGAGCACCGGAGCAGCAGTTGGGCGCACACACGCGCGTATGTGGGCACACCTCGGCATGCTAGGTACG
This region includes:
- the LOC123396098 gene encoding tRNA (guanine(37)-N1)-methyltransferase-like produces the protein MVTEVKQYGATFRLDYSLLYWNSRLEHEHIILVSLFKKADVICDMFAGIGAFSIPTGQKGCVVYANDLNADSIHYLKTNAKINKVEDYIFTYNKDARVFMQSLMAVPDPETKPECQFGAANRCSEEMGSSGNEHSTSNGNHNGTRSCNPDRTLMASV